One window of the Pyrus communis chromosome 17, drPyrComm1.1, whole genome shotgun sequence genome contains the following:
- the LOC137722492 gene encoding flowering time control protein FPA-like isoform X2: protein MAPAAKPNKQGTDDSETPSNNLWVGNLASDVTDADLMDLFAQFGALDSVTSYSSRSYAFVFFKRVEDAAAAKEALQGALLRGNPVKIEFARPAKPCKNLWVGGISPSVSKEELEEEFCKFGKMEDFKFLRDRNTAFVEYFKLEDASQAMRNMNGKRLGGDQIRVDYLRSQYSRRPDYRDGQFLARNMGPADSHKRQQYSQSSGGRKGDSQPSNVLWVGYPPSVQIDEQMLHNAMILFGEIERIKSFPSRHYSFVEFRSVDEARRAKEGLQGRLFNDPRITIMFSSSGLAPGKEYPGPYPGGQGPRSDMLFNEHPFQSLPMDMFGHNRPMMSNNYPGALPQNGILGPNAPMRPLGPQGRFDPLLSGPELNDLASLHNYQEGNSKNLMGPNWRQLSPPTPGAVSSPAPGSRPPTRPASSAWDVLDANQFQKDAKRSRIDSPLSMDDPPYQFRNVDDHGLGFDSSYGLGPVIDGGASRPSMNVQGKNRLSPAGVRVSVGGPPENDFIWRGTIAKGGTPVCHARCVPIGKGIRNELPEVVNCSARTGLDMLTKHYAEAIGFDIVFFLPDSEDDFASYTEFLRYLGAKNRAGVAKFDDGMTLFLVPPSDFLKNVLKVAGPERLYGVVLKFPPVPSTASMHEQMQPMPPSQFIERQQIPSSQVEYSVIPPKEDHILPMDYNRVLYEDSKLSAKPLFPPTGESSRVQPQDYASSNSTAVSQAGVALTPELIATLATLLPGNAQPSGPEGARVPVSSAARHSFPAFAPSEVSSPGWKQDQQISDHTGHALQQLGNQFNPHEQNHSQYQPYPSVPNSSNHSAPLAPGINQIPDSSTSQPSQSANSSRPLNNFTIPSQGGQTIGPSHLNQHYLAEAPLGTQKSFSAHGTDTSVLYNPPVSQQHNNSMAFSGQTYGANSQSQTFLPSAAEKVNPEYPNQMQQLQPSLGAGAGQSAPDGEADKNHRYQSTLQFAANLLLQLQQQQQQQQMGSQAGRGSGSQQ from the exons ATGGCGCCTGCGGCCAAACCTAACAAGCAAGGCACAGACGATTCCGAGACGCCGTCGAACAATCTCTGGGTTGGAAATTTGGCGAGCGACGTCACCGACGCCGATCTCATGGACCTGTTCGCCCAATTCGGTGCTTTGGATAGCGTCACCTCCTACTCGTCACGGAGCTACGCCTTCGTGTTCTTCAAGCGCGTGGAGGACGCTGCGGCGGCCAAGGAGGCATTGCAAGGTGCCCTTCTGCGCGGAAACCCTGTTAAGATTGAGTTTGCCCGACCG GCAAAACCTTGCAAGAATCTATGGGTAGGTGGAATTAGCCCATCTGTCTCAAAGGAAGAATTAGAAGAAGAGTTTTGTAAGTTTGGAAAAATGGAGGACTTCAAGTTCCTTAGAGACCGCAATACTGCATTCgttgaatattttaaattggaGGATGCTTCCCAAGCAATGAGAAACATGAACGGGAAGAGATTGGGTGGTGACCAGATACGCGTTGATTATCTTCGATCACAATACTCGAGAAGG CCTGACTACAGAGATGGACAGTTTCTGGCCAGAAACATGGGGCCTGCTGATTCTCATAAAAGACAACAG TATTCTCAATCTTCCGGGGGACGAAAAGGTGACAGTCAACCCAGTAATGTTCTGTGGGTGGGCTATCCTCCTTCTGTGCAGATTGATGAACAAATGCTCCACAATGCCATGATTTTGTTTGGTGAGATTGAGAGAATTAAAAGTTTTCCTTCAAGACACTACTCCTTTGTCGAATTCAGGAGTGTGGATGAAGCTCGGCGGGCCAAGGAGGGCTTGCAAGGCAGGCTTTTCAATGATCCTCGGATTACAATTATGTTCTCAAGCAGTGGGCTGGCACCTGGGAAAGAATACCCTGGCCCTTATCCTGGAGGCCAAGGACCTAGATCAGATATGTTATTCAATGAACATCCTTTTCAGTCTTTACCGATGGACATGTTTGGTCATAACCGTCCAATGATGTCTAATAATTATCCTGGAGCACTACCACAAAATGGCATTCTTGGACCAAATGCTCCAATGAGGCCTTTAGGTCCTCAAGGTAGGTTTGACCCTCTGCTTTCAGGTCCAGAACTTAATGATTTGGCATCGCTTCATAATTATCAAGAAGGAAATTCCAAGAACCTGATGGGTCCCAACTGGAGGCAGCTGTCTCCTCCCACACCTGGGGCCGTGTCTTCTCCTGCGCCTGGTAGTAGGCCACCCACGAGACCTGCATCTAGTGCATGGGATGTGTTAGATGCTAACCAATTTCAAAAGGATGCTAAACGATCAAGAATAGATAGTCCTTTGTCCATGGACGACCCTCCATATCAGTTTAGAAACGTTGATGACCATGGATTAGGGTTCGACTCGTCTTACGGACTTGGTCCGGTAATTGATGGAGGTGCTTCCAGACCATCTATGAATGTCCAAGGGAAGAATCGCCTTAGTCCAGCTGGTGTAAGGGTCTCAGTTGGAGGGCCTCCTGAAAATGATTTTATATGGCGTGGAACTATTGCCAAGGGTGGAACACCTGTTTGCCATGCTCGCTGTGTCCCTATAGGAAAAGGAATACGAAATGAGCT TCCTGAAGTTGTTAATTGTTCGGCTAGAACTGGACTGGATATGCTCACAAAACACTATGCTGAGGCCATTGGATTTGATATCGTTTTCTTCTTGCCAGATAGTGAAGATGATTTTGCTTCCTACACTGAATTCCTACGTTATCTAGGTGCAAAAAACCGTGCTGGTGTTGCAAAGTTTGATGATGGGATGACCTTATTTTTGGTGCCTCCTTCAGATTTCTTGAAGAATGTTTTAAAAGTTGCAGGCCCTGAACGTCTGTATGGTGTGGTTCTCAAGTTTCCACCAGTTCCTAGTACTGCTTCTATGCACGAACAGATGCAGCCCATGCCACCTTCACAGTTTATAGAAAGACAGCAGATTCCGTCTTCACAAGTTGAGTATAGTGTAATCCCACCGAAGGAGGATCATATTTTGCCTATGGATTATAACAGGGTTTTGTATGAGGACTCAAAGCTTTCTGCAAAACCACTGTTTCCACCAACTGGCGAGTCCTCTAGAGTGCAACCGCAAGACTATGCTTCTAGTAATAGTACTGCAGTATCACAAGCTGGAGTTGCTTTAACTCCTGAACTTATTGCCACTCTGGCGACTTTACTGCCTGGAAATGCACAGCCGTCTGGTCCAGAAGGTGCTAGGGTACCAGTATCCTCAGCAGCTAGGCATTCATTTCCTGCTTTTGCACCTAGTGAAGTATCTTCTCCTGGATGGAAACAAGATCAACAAATTTCTGATCATACCGGTCATGCATTACAACAATTAGGTAATCAGTTTAATCCACACGAACAGAATCATTCACAGTACCAACCTTATCCATCTGTTCCAAACTCATCCAACCACTCTGCCCCACTAGCCCCTGGTATCAACCAAATCCCAGACTCTTCTACCAGTCAGCCCTCACAGTCTGCAAATTCATCTAGGCCTTTGAATAACTTTACAATCCCTTCTCAAGGCGGACAAACTATTGGACCCTCTCATCTCAACCAGCACTATCTGGCTGAAGCTCCTCTTGGTACTCAGAAAAGCTTTTCAGCACATGGAACAGATACTTCTGTGTTGTACAATCCACCTGTTTCTCAGCAACACAATAATTCTATGGCCTTTTCTGGTCAGACTTATGGTGCTAATTCGCAGTCTCAGACCTTTTTGCCATCAGCGGCTGAAAAGGTGAACCCAGAATACCCAAATCAAATGCAGCAGCTTCAGCCTTCACTTGGGGCTGGGGCTGGTCAGAGCGCCCCAGATGGTGAGGCAGACAAAAATCATCGGTATCAGTCGACGCTCCAATTTGCGGCTAACCTCCTCCTTCAATtacagcagcaacaacaacagcagcaaATGGGTAGTCAAGCGGGGCGAGGGTCTGGAAGTCAACAATGA
- the LOC137722492 gene encoding flowering time control protein FPA-like isoform X1, giving the protein MAPAAKPNKQGTDDSETPSNNLWVGNLASDVTDADLMDLFAQFGALDSVTSYSSRSYAFVFFKRVEDAAAAKEALQGALLRGNPVKIEFARPAKPCKNLWVGGISPSVSKEELEEEFCKFGKMEDFKFLRDRNTAFVEYFKLEDASQAMRNMNGKRLGGDQIRVDYLRSQYSRREQPDYRDGQFLARNMGPADSHKRQQYSQSSGGRKGDSQPSNVLWVGYPPSVQIDEQMLHNAMILFGEIERIKSFPSRHYSFVEFRSVDEARRAKEGLQGRLFNDPRITIMFSSSGLAPGKEYPGPYPGGQGPRSDMLFNEHPFQSLPMDMFGHNRPMMSNNYPGALPQNGILGPNAPMRPLGPQGRFDPLLSGPELNDLASLHNYQEGNSKNLMGPNWRQLSPPTPGAVSSPAPGSRPPTRPASSAWDVLDANQFQKDAKRSRIDSPLSMDDPPYQFRNVDDHGLGFDSSYGLGPVIDGGASRPSMNVQGKNRLSPAGVRVSVGGPPENDFIWRGTIAKGGTPVCHARCVPIGKGIRNELPEVVNCSARTGLDMLTKHYAEAIGFDIVFFLPDSEDDFASYTEFLRYLGAKNRAGVAKFDDGMTLFLVPPSDFLKNVLKVAGPERLYGVVLKFPPVPSTASMHEQMQPMPPSQFIERQQIPSSQVEYSVIPPKEDHILPMDYNRVLYEDSKLSAKPLFPPTGESSRVQPQDYASSNSTAVSQAGVALTPELIATLATLLPGNAQPSGPEGARVPVSSAARHSFPAFAPSEVSSPGWKQDQQISDHTGHALQQLGNQFNPHEQNHSQYQPYPSVPNSSNHSAPLAPGINQIPDSSTSQPSQSANSSRPLNNFTIPSQGGQTIGPSHLNQHYLAEAPLGTQKSFSAHGTDTSVLYNPPVSQQHNNSMAFSGQTYGANSQSQTFLPSAAEKVNPEYPNQMQQLQPSLGAGAGQSAPDGEADKNHRYQSTLQFAANLLLQLQQQQQQQQMGSQAGRGSGSQQ; this is encoded by the exons ATGGCGCCTGCGGCCAAACCTAACAAGCAAGGCACAGACGATTCCGAGACGCCGTCGAACAATCTCTGGGTTGGAAATTTGGCGAGCGACGTCACCGACGCCGATCTCATGGACCTGTTCGCCCAATTCGGTGCTTTGGATAGCGTCACCTCCTACTCGTCACGGAGCTACGCCTTCGTGTTCTTCAAGCGCGTGGAGGACGCTGCGGCGGCCAAGGAGGCATTGCAAGGTGCCCTTCTGCGCGGAAACCCTGTTAAGATTGAGTTTGCCCGACCG GCAAAACCTTGCAAGAATCTATGGGTAGGTGGAATTAGCCCATCTGTCTCAAAGGAAGAATTAGAAGAAGAGTTTTGTAAGTTTGGAAAAATGGAGGACTTCAAGTTCCTTAGAGACCGCAATACTGCATTCgttgaatattttaaattggaGGATGCTTCCCAAGCAATGAGAAACATGAACGGGAAGAGATTGGGTGGTGACCAGATACGCGTTGATTATCTTCGATCACAATACTCGAGAAGG GAACAGCCTGACTACAGAGATGGACAGTTTCTGGCCAGAAACATGGGGCCTGCTGATTCTCATAAAAGACAACAG TATTCTCAATCTTCCGGGGGACGAAAAGGTGACAGTCAACCCAGTAATGTTCTGTGGGTGGGCTATCCTCCTTCTGTGCAGATTGATGAACAAATGCTCCACAATGCCATGATTTTGTTTGGTGAGATTGAGAGAATTAAAAGTTTTCCTTCAAGACACTACTCCTTTGTCGAATTCAGGAGTGTGGATGAAGCTCGGCGGGCCAAGGAGGGCTTGCAAGGCAGGCTTTTCAATGATCCTCGGATTACAATTATGTTCTCAAGCAGTGGGCTGGCACCTGGGAAAGAATACCCTGGCCCTTATCCTGGAGGCCAAGGACCTAGATCAGATATGTTATTCAATGAACATCCTTTTCAGTCTTTACCGATGGACATGTTTGGTCATAACCGTCCAATGATGTCTAATAATTATCCTGGAGCACTACCACAAAATGGCATTCTTGGACCAAATGCTCCAATGAGGCCTTTAGGTCCTCAAGGTAGGTTTGACCCTCTGCTTTCAGGTCCAGAACTTAATGATTTGGCATCGCTTCATAATTATCAAGAAGGAAATTCCAAGAACCTGATGGGTCCCAACTGGAGGCAGCTGTCTCCTCCCACACCTGGGGCCGTGTCTTCTCCTGCGCCTGGTAGTAGGCCACCCACGAGACCTGCATCTAGTGCATGGGATGTGTTAGATGCTAACCAATTTCAAAAGGATGCTAAACGATCAAGAATAGATAGTCCTTTGTCCATGGACGACCCTCCATATCAGTTTAGAAACGTTGATGACCATGGATTAGGGTTCGACTCGTCTTACGGACTTGGTCCGGTAATTGATGGAGGTGCTTCCAGACCATCTATGAATGTCCAAGGGAAGAATCGCCTTAGTCCAGCTGGTGTAAGGGTCTCAGTTGGAGGGCCTCCTGAAAATGATTTTATATGGCGTGGAACTATTGCCAAGGGTGGAACACCTGTTTGCCATGCTCGCTGTGTCCCTATAGGAAAAGGAATACGAAATGAGCT TCCTGAAGTTGTTAATTGTTCGGCTAGAACTGGACTGGATATGCTCACAAAACACTATGCTGAGGCCATTGGATTTGATATCGTTTTCTTCTTGCCAGATAGTGAAGATGATTTTGCTTCCTACACTGAATTCCTACGTTATCTAGGTGCAAAAAACCGTGCTGGTGTTGCAAAGTTTGATGATGGGATGACCTTATTTTTGGTGCCTCCTTCAGATTTCTTGAAGAATGTTTTAAAAGTTGCAGGCCCTGAACGTCTGTATGGTGTGGTTCTCAAGTTTCCACCAGTTCCTAGTACTGCTTCTATGCACGAACAGATGCAGCCCATGCCACCTTCACAGTTTATAGAAAGACAGCAGATTCCGTCTTCACAAGTTGAGTATAGTGTAATCCCACCGAAGGAGGATCATATTTTGCCTATGGATTATAACAGGGTTTTGTATGAGGACTCAAAGCTTTCTGCAAAACCACTGTTTCCACCAACTGGCGAGTCCTCTAGAGTGCAACCGCAAGACTATGCTTCTAGTAATAGTACTGCAGTATCACAAGCTGGAGTTGCTTTAACTCCTGAACTTATTGCCACTCTGGCGACTTTACTGCCTGGAAATGCACAGCCGTCTGGTCCAGAAGGTGCTAGGGTACCAGTATCCTCAGCAGCTAGGCATTCATTTCCTGCTTTTGCACCTAGTGAAGTATCTTCTCCTGGATGGAAACAAGATCAACAAATTTCTGATCATACCGGTCATGCATTACAACAATTAGGTAATCAGTTTAATCCACACGAACAGAATCATTCACAGTACCAACCTTATCCATCTGTTCCAAACTCATCCAACCACTCTGCCCCACTAGCCCCTGGTATCAACCAAATCCCAGACTCTTCTACCAGTCAGCCCTCACAGTCTGCAAATTCATCTAGGCCTTTGAATAACTTTACAATCCCTTCTCAAGGCGGACAAACTATTGGACCCTCTCATCTCAACCAGCACTATCTGGCTGAAGCTCCTCTTGGTACTCAGAAAAGCTTTTCAGCACATGGAACAGATACTTCTGTGTTGTACAATCCACCTGTTTCTCAGCAACACAATAATTCTATGGCCTTTTCTGGTCAGACTTATGGTGCTAATTCGCAGTCTCAGACCTTTTTGCCATCAGCGGCTGAAAAGGTGAACCCAGAATACCCAAATCAAATGCAGCAGCTTCAGCCTTCACTTGGGGCTGGGGCTGGTCAGAGCGCCCCAGATGGTGAGGCAGACAAAAATCATCGGTATCAGTCGACGCTCCAATTTGCGGCTAACCTCCTCCTTCAATtacagcagcaacaacaacagcagcaaATGGGTAGTCAAGCGGGGCGAGGGTCTGGAAGTCAACAATGA
- the LOC137723324 gene encoding 3beta-hydroxysteroid-dehydrogenase/decarboxylase isoform X1 has protein sequence MAMDDRLAELNPKPRTCVVLGGRGFLGRSLVLRLLNIGKWIVRVADSTPSLQLDPSERDSLLSQALSSGRASLHGVDVRDTSQIITAIEGSSVVFYLDGDDLPTHDFYQCYMIVVQGAKNVISACRECKVRRLIYNSSADVVFDGSKDILNGDESLAYPWKFDDILSDLKAQAESLILLSNDIDALLTCVLRPSNVFGPGDTHLVPFLVNLAKSGWGKFIIGSGENMSDFTYVENVTHAHICAEEALEFRMVSAAGKAFFITNLKPANFWVFVLLILECLGCQRPLLKVPAKMAWYILLFIKRIAEKYGRIKYNDSMSAHYIQLASRSRTFNCTAAQNQIGYSPVVSLEEGVKLTVESFSNIARNSPIPTFRNFNEESKVEKLLGSGEVADILLWRDEKKSFTYFLALSMLYYWFFLSGRTFASSMSKLLLFVSFGLYGYGILPPKMLGFTFKTLSLSCFEIPEMVVKEKIATIAYLWNRGVCYLRLLAQGDGWDIFFKFAASLVFLKLILSHASTVSLGVALVLAFTLFFVCEQYESEIEGLAKLLFNRFISVSGSLKTNVPASVQQYLQKRGILHHDKGAATVKHQK, from the exons ATGGCGATGGACGATCGGCTGGCGGAGCTCAATCCAAAGCCCAGAACCTGCGTCGTCTTAGGCGGCCGAGGATTCCTCGGGCGATCGCTCGTCCTCCGGCTCTTGAATATCGGAAAGTGGATCGTTCGCGTTGCCGATTCGACTCCGTCCCTCCAGCTCGATCCCTCCGAGCGCGACTCCCTACTCTCGCAAGCTCTCTCCTCCGGCCGCGCTTCCTTACACGGCGTCGATGTCCGCGACACGTCTCAAATCATCACTG CCATTGAAGGTTCGTCTGTAGTGTTCTATTTGGATGGAGATGATTTACCCACACATGATTTCTACCAGTGCTATATGATTGTTGTTCAGG GTGCAAAAAATGTCATCAGTGCTTGTCGAGAGTGCAAAGTTAGGCGGTTAATATACAATAGTTCTGCTGATGTAGTTTTTGATGGATCAAAAGATATATTAAATGGAGACGAATCTTTGGCATACCCTTGGAAA TTTGATGATATATTGAGTGACCTCAAGGCTCAAGCAGAATCACTTATCCTGCTTTCTAATGACATTGATGCTCTTTTAACATGTGTGCTTCGTCCTAGCAATGTATTTGGACCTGGAGACACACATCTTGTGCCATTTttagtgaatttggcaaaatCTGGCTGGGGAAAG TTTATTATAGGGAGTGGTGAAAACATGTCAGATTTCACATACGTTGAGAATGTTACTCATGCTCATATCTGTGCAGAAGAAGCTTTAGAATTTCGGATGGTCTCTGCTGCTGGAAAG GCCTTTTTCATCACAAATCTCAAGCCTGCAAATTTTTGGGTATTTGTATTACTAATCTTGGAATGCCTGGGATGTCAAAG GCCATTACTGAAAGTTCCTGCTAAGATGGCTTGGTATATTCTTTTGTTCATCAAACGGATAGCCGAAAAGTATGGAAGGATAAAATACAACGATTCTATGTCAGCGCATTACATTCAATTAGCTTCACGTAGTAGAACGTTCAACTGCACTGCGGCTCAAAACCAGATTGGGTATTCACCAGTTGTCTCACTGGAA GAAGGTGTCAAATTAACCGTTGAGTCATTCTCTAATATAGCCAGAAACTCACCCATCCCAACTTTCAGAAACTTTAATGAGGAATCAAAAGTGGAGAAGCTGCTAGGCAGTGGAGAAG TTGCAGACATTCTGCTATGGCGTGATGAGAAGAAGTCTTTTACATATTTCCTTGCTTTGAGTATGTTGTACTATTGGTTTTTCCTTTCCGGAAGAACTTTTGCCTCGTCTATGTCCAAGCTTCTGCTGTTCGTTTCATTTGGCCTCTATGGATACGGGATTCTACCACCCAAGAT GTTGGGTTTTACCTTTAAGACACTATCTTTATCTTGTTTTGAGATCCCTGAAATGGTAGTGAAAGAGAAGATTGCAACGATAGCATATCTGTGGAACAGAGGGGTTTGCTATTTGAGACTACTGGCCCAGGGAGATGGGTGGGATATTTTCTTCAAG TTTGCAGCTTCCCTCGTTTTCCTGAAGTTGATTTTATCTCATGCTTCGACTGTGTCGTTAGGTGTAG CTCTGGTGTTGGCTTTCACGCTATTTTTCGTTTGTGAGCAATATGAATCGGAAATAGAAGGATTGGCAAAGCTACTGTTCAACAGGTTCATATCAGTTTCTGGGTCGTTGAAAACAAATGTACCCGCTTCTGTGCAACAATATCTTCAAAAACGTGGAATCTTGCATCACGATAAAGGAGCTGCAACAGTAAAGCATCAGAAATAG
- the LOC137723324 gene encoding 3beta-hydroxysteroid-dehydrogenase/decarboxylase isoform X2 yields MAMDDRLAELNPKPRTCVVLGGRGFLGRSLVLRLLNIGKWIVRVADSTPSLQLDPSERDSLLSQALSSGRASLHGVDVRDTSQIITAIEGSSVVFYLDGDDLPTHDFYQCYMIVVQGAKNVISACRECKVRRLIYNSSADVVFDGSKDILNGDESLAYPWKFDDILSDLKAQAESLILLSNDIDALLTCVLRPSNVFGPGDTHLVPFLVNLAKSGWGKFIIGSGENMSDFTYVENVTHAHICAEEALEFRMVSAAGKAFFITNLKPANFWVFVLLILECLGCQRPLLKVPAKMAWYILLFIKRIAEKYGRIKYNDSMSAHYIQLASRSRTFNCTAAQNQIGYSPVVSLEEGVKLTVESFSNIARNSPIPTFRNFNEESKVEKLLGSGEDILLWRDEKKSFTYFLALSMLYYWFFLSGRTFASSMSKLLLFVSFGLYGYGILPPKMLGFTFKTLSLSCFEIPEMVVKEKIATIAYLWNRGVCYLRLLAQGDGWDIFFKFAASLVFLKLILSHASTVSLGVALVLAFTLFFVCEQYESEIEGLAKLLFNRFISVSGSLKTNVPASVQQYLQKRGILHHDKGAATVKHQK; encoded by the exons ATGGCGATGGACGATCGGCTGGCGGAGCTCAATCCAAAGCCCAGAACCTGCGTCGTCTTAGGCGGCCGAGGATTCCTCGGGCGATCGCTCGTCCTCCGGCTCTTGAATATCGGAAAGTGGATCGTTCGCGTTGCCGATTCGACTCCGTCCCTCCAGCTCGATCCCTCCGAGCGCGACTCCCTACTCTCGCAAGCTCTCTCCTCCGGCCGCGCTTCCTTACACGGCGTCGATGTCCGCGACACGTCTCAAATCATCACTG CCATTGAAGGTTCGTCTGTAGTGTTCTATTTGGATGGAGATGATTTACCCACACATGATTTCTACCAGTGCTATATGATTGTTGTTCAGG GTGCAAAAAATGTCATCAGTGCTTGTCGAGAGTGCAAAGTTAGGCGGTTAATATACAATAGTTCTGCTGATGTAGTTTTTGATGGATCAAAAGATATATTAAATGGAGACGAATCTTTGGCATACCCTTGGAAA TTTGATGATATATTGAGTGACCTCAAGGCTCAAGCAGAATCACTTATCCTGCTTTCTAATGACATTGATGCTCTTTTAACATGTGTGCTTCGTCCTAGCAATGTATTTGGACCTGGAGACACACATCTTGTGCCATTTttagtgaatttggcaaaatCTGGCTGGGGAAAG TTTATTATAGGGAGTGGTGAAAACATGTCAGATTTCACATACGTTGAGAATGTTACTCATGCTCATATCTGTGCAGAAGAAGCTTTAGAATTTCGGATGGTCTCTGCTGCTGGAAAG GCCTTTTTCATCACAAATCTCAAGCCTGCAAATTTTTGGGTATTTGTATTACTAATCTTGGAATGCCTGGGATGTCAAAG GCCATTACTGAAAGTTCCTGCTAAGATGGCTTGGTATATTCTTTTGTTCATCAAACGGATAGCCGAAAAGTATGGAAGGATAAAATACAACGATTCTATGTCAGCGCATTACATTCAATTAGCTTCACGTAGTAGAACGTTCAACTGCACTGCGGCTCAAAACCAGATTGGGTATTCACCAGTTGTCTCACTGGAA GAAGGTGTCAAATTAACCGTTGAGTCATTCTCTAATATAGCCAGAAACTCACCCATCCCAACTTTCAGAAACTTTAATGAGGAATCAAAAGTGGAGAAGCTGCTAGGCAGTGGAGAAG ACATTCTGCTATGGCGTGATGAGAAGAAGTCTTTTACATATTTCCTTGCTTTGAGTATGTTGTACTATTGGTTTTTCCTTTCCGGAAGAACTTTTGCCTCGTCTATGTCCAAGCTTCTGCTGTTCGTTTCATTTGGCCTCTATGGATACGGGATTCTACCACCCAAGAT GTTGGGTTTTACCTTTAAGACACTATCTTTATCTTGTTTTGAGATCCCTGAAATGGTAGTGAAAGAGAAGATTGCAACGATAGCATATCTGTGGAACAGAGGGGTTTGCTATTTGAGACTACTGGCCCAGGGAGATGGGTGGGATATTTTCTTCAAG TTTGCAGCTTCCCTCGTTTTCCTGAAGTTGATTTTATCTCATGCTTCGACTGTGTCGTTAGGTGTAG CTCTGGTGTTGGCTTTCACGCTATTTTTCGTTTGTGAGCAATATGAATCGGAAATAGAAGGATTGGCAAAGCTACTGTTCAACAGGTTCATATCAGTTTCTGGGTCGTTGAAAACAAATGTACCCGCTTCTGTGCAACAATATCTTCAAAAACGTGGAATCTTGCATCACGATAAAGGAGCTGCAACAGTAAAGCATCAGAAATAG
- the LOC137722670 gene encoding hydroxyacylglutathione hydrolase 2, mitochondrial, with protein MQMVSKASCAMASLPCTRGRSGFCIWPGMRQLCLGKGLLYGFMHLLSTPLKTLRGGASRSLKVAKFCSVVNMPPSLHIELVPCLRDNYAYLLHDEDTGTVGVVDPSEAVPVIDALSRKNRNLTYILNTHHHHDHTGGNAELKARYGAKVIGSGIDRDRIPGIDIALNDGDKWMFAGHEVQVMETPGHTRGHISFYFPRSGAIFTGDTLFSLSCGKLFEGTPEQMHSSLTKITSLPDDTDVYCGHEYTLSNSKFALSIEPENEALQSYAANVTHLCNKGMPTVPTRLKLEKECNPFLRTSSREIRQSLNIPDTANDAEALGVIRQAKDAF; from the exons ATGCAGATGGTATCCAAGGCCTCTTGCGCCATGGCCTCCCTCCCTTGCACTAGG GGGAGGAGTGGGTTCTGCATATGGCCGGGCATGAGACAGCTTTGCCTTGGAAAGGGCCTTCTGTATGGATTCATGCACCTATTGTCGACACCGTTAAAAACTCTGCGTGGGGGAGCTAGTCGATCGCTTAAAGTCGCTAAATTTTGCAGTGTTGTTAATATGCCCCCCTCGTTACATATTGAATTG GTGCCATGTCTTAGAGATAACTATGCTTATCTTTTACATGATGAGGATACTGGAACAGTTGGTGTTGTTGATCCTTCTGAAGCTGTACCTGTTATAGATGCTTTGAGTAGGAAAAACAGAAATCTGACATACATACTGAACACACACCATCATCATGATCACACTGGTGGTAATGCCGAGTTAAAGGCAAGGTACGGTGCAAAG GTGATTGGTTCAGGAATAGACAGGGATAGAATTCCTGGCATTGATATTGCATTGAATGATGGAGACAAGTGGATGTTTGCAGGGCACGAGGTGCAGGTTATGGAGACTCCTGGTCATACTAGAG GTCACATTAGCTTCTACTTTCCTCGATCAGGGGCAATTTTTACAGGCGATACTCTCTTCAGCTTATCATGTGGAAAGTTGTTTGAAGGAACACCTGAGCAG ATGCATTCTTCCCTTACAAAGATCACGTCTTTGCCAGACGACACAGATGTATACTGTGGTCATGAATATACCTTG AGTAACTCAAAGTTCGCCTTGTCCATAGAACCTGAGAATGAGGCACTTCAGTCTTATGCAGCTAATGTCACCCATCTTTGCAACAAGGGCATGCCTACG GTTCCAACCAGATTAAAACTGGAAAAGGAATGCAATCCTTTTCTTCGCACATCAAGTCGAGAGATTCGACAGTCGTTGAATATTCCAGACACGGCGAATGATGCGGAAGCCTTGGGTGTCATACGCCAAGCAAAGGATGCGTTTTGA